The Apis mellifera strain DH4 linkage group LG8, Amel_HAv3.1, whole genome shotgun sequence genome contains a region encoding:
- the LOC412092 gene encoding myosin heavy chain, non-muscle isoform X1 → MADVDSRVDHSDPELRFLSVDRNNFNDPATQAEWTQKKLVWVPHETQGFVAAGIKGERGDEVEVEIAETGKRVLVAKDDIQKMNPPKFDKVEDMAELTCLNEASVLHNLKDRYYSGLIYTYSGLFCVVVNPYKRLPIYTEKIMERYKGIKRHEVPPHVFAITDTAYRSMLQDREDQSILCTGESGAGKTENTKKVIQYLAYVAASKPKSNATPSPALIIGSGNISDKFAVINGELEQQLLQANPILEAFGNAKTVKNDNSSRFGKFIRINFDASGYIAGANIETYLLEKSRAIRQAKDERTFHIFYQLLAGASPEQKKEFILEDPKHYPFLSNGALPVPGVDDSAEFFSTVKSMHIMGMTNEDFSSIFRIVSAVMLFGSMQFRQERNSDQATLPDNTVAQKISHLLGLSVTEMTKAFLKPRIKVGRDFVTKAQTKEQVEFAVEAISKACYERMFRWLVNRINRSLDRTKRQGASFIGILDMAGFEIFELNSFEQLCINYTNEKLQQLFNHTMFILEQEEYQREGIEWKFIDFGLDLQPTIDLIDKPMGIMALLDEECWFPKATDKTFVEKLVGAHSVHPKFMKTDFRGVADFAIIHYAGKVDYSAAKWLMKNMDPLNENVVSLLQNSQDPFVCHIWKDAEIVGMAQQALTDTQFGARTRKGMFRTVSQLYKEQLAKLMITLRNTNPNFVRCIIPNHEKKAGKIDAPLVLDQLRCNGVLEGIRICRQGFPNRIPFQEFRQRYELLTPNAIPKGFMDGKKACEKMIQALELDPNLYRVGQSKIFFRAGVLAHLEEERDYKITDIIVNFQAFCRGFLARRNYQKRLQQLNAIRIIQRNCAAYLKLRNWQWWRLYTKVKPLLEVTKQEEKLTQKEDELKQVRDKLELQLHSAQEYERKYQQAMEEKTMLAEQLQAEVELCAEAEEMRARLAARKQELEEILHDLETRIEEEEERSAGLAQEKKKLQLNISDLEEQLEEEEAARQKLQLEKVQCDAKIKKLEEDLALSDDTNQKLLKEKKILEERANDLSQTLAEEEEKAKHLSKLKAKHEATIADLEERLLKDHQQRQEVDRSKRKIETEVSDLKEQLAERKTQVEEFQLQLGKREEELNQIMAKMDEEGAAKAQAQKALRELESQLAELQEDLEAEKIARGKAEKLKRDLNEELEALKNELLDSLDTTAAQQELRSKREQELATLKKNLEEETSIHEATLADMRHKHTQELTALNEQMDALKKTKTVLEKAKATLEAENADLATELRSVSASRQESDRRRKQAEQQLAEINAKLAEVERNRQELVERVTKLQQESESIMQQLEAAELKASAALKASATCESQFTELQQQLEEETRQKLALSSKLRALESEKESLHDQLEEEEEAKRALDKQVLGLNVQLAEAKKRAEEEAEAAAALEEARKRCMKDIEALQRQVEELQAANDKLDKSKKKIQAEVEDSIIELEAQRAKVLELEKKQKNFDKVLAEEKAVSEQYAEQRDAAEREAREKETRVLSLTRELDEMNEKVEELERIRRGLQSELDELVNNQGTADKNVHELEKAKRALESQLAEQRSQVEELEDELQFTEDAKLRLEVNMQALRAQFERDLQAKEEQAEEKRRGLVKQLRDLEAELEDERKQKAAAIAQRKKMEADYKDIEQQLEMHNKVKEDALKQLKKLQAQIKDCTRETEEARAARDELAASAKETEKKVKSLEADLMQLTEDFASSERARRAAENERDELQEELNNNANKGTLMLDEKRRLEARIATLEEELEEEQSNAELLMDRARKAQITIEQLTNDLTTERSTTQKLESHKLLLERQNKELKAKLTELETAQRAKTKATIQQLESKINNLDEQLETEAKERFAQQKINRKLEKKLKELSLQLEDERRNSDQYKEQAEKVNARMKALKRQLDEAEEEISRHKAMKRKAQREMDDMLESQEELTREVANLKNKLRRGGPPISLSSTRLKRGSVQTGGSGDDSTTQDESIDGEETVN, encoded by the exons atggcGGACGTTGACTCGAGGGTGGATCATTCGGATCCCGAATTGCGATTCCTTTCAGTTGacaggaataattttaatgatcctGCAACTCAAGCCGAATGGACACAGAAAAAATTAGTTTGGGTACCTCACGAAACTCAGGGTTTCGTTGCAGCCGGGATAAAGGGTGAACGGGGTGATGAAGTCGAAGTGGAGATTGCCGAAACTGGAAAACGGGTCCTTGTCGCAAAAGATGATATTCAGAAAATGAATCCACcaaaatttgataaagttGAAGATATGGCTGAATTAACGTGTTTAAATGAAGCTTCTGTACTGCATAACCTCAAAGACAGATACTACTCCGGCCTCATTTAC ACATACTCAGGACTATTCTGCGTGGTGGTAAATCCATACAAGAGGCTGCCAATTTACACGGAAAAGATAATGGAGAGGTATAAGGGTATTAAGAGACACGAAGTTCCACCCCATGTTTTTGCCATTACGGACACCGCATACCGTTCTATGCTTCAAG ATCGTGAGGACCAGTCAATTTTATGCACCGGTGAATCCGGCGCTGGTAAAACAGAAAACACGAAGAAAGTAATTCAATACTTGGCATATGTTGCTGCCTCGAAACCGAAATCGAATGCG ACACCAAGTCCGGCATTAATCATA GGTTCCGGAAATATTTCGGATAAATTTGCGGTAATTAAC GGTGAATTGGAACAACAACTTTTACAAGCAAATCCGATTTTAGAAGCTTTTGGGAACGCAAAAACAGTGAAAAATGACAATTCATCCCGATTT ggtaaatttatacgaataaacTTCGATGCTTCCGGTTACATTGCTGGTGCAAACATAGAAACGTATCTTCTGGAAAAGTCAAGAGCAATTCGACAAGCAAAGGATGAAAGAActttccatatattttatcaacttCTAGCTGGTGCCTCACCTGAACAAAAGA agGAGTTTATCTTGGAAGATCCAAAACACTACCCATTCTTGTCCAATGGCGCATTGCCAGTTCCAGGAGTAGACGATTCAGCTGAATTCTTCTCAACTGTAAAATCTATGCATATCATGGGCATGACAAATGAAgacttttcttcaatttttcgtaTTGTATCCGCGGTGATGCTTTTCGGTTCCATGCAATTCCGTCAAGAAAGAAACTCGGACCAAGCTACGTTACCGGATAATACTGTTGctcaaaaaatttctcatttgtTAGGTTTGAGCGTGACGGAAATGACGAAAGCATTCTTAAAACCGAGAATCAAAGTCGGTAGAGATTTTGTAACAAAAGCACAAACAAAAGAGCAAGTTGAATTTGCAGTAGAGGCAATTTCGAAAGCTTGCTATGAAAGAATGTTCAGATGGCTTGTGAACAGGATCAATAGATCGTTGGATCGAACGAAAAGACAAGGAGCAAGTTTTATCGGTATCTTAGATATGGCcggttttgaaatatttgaattaaacagTTTTGAACAATTGtgtattaattatacgaatgaaaaattacaacaattaTTCAATCATACCATGTTCATTTTGGAACAAGAAGAATATCAAAGAGAAGGAATCGAGTGGAAGTTCATTGATTTTGGATTAGATTTGCAACCAACTATCGACTTGATTGATAAACCAATGg gTATTATGGCATTGTTGGATGAAGAATGTTGGTTTCCCAAAGCAACAGATAAAacgtttgttgaaaaattagtaGGTGCTCATAGTGTGCAtccaaaatttatgaaaacagATTTCAGAGGTGTTGCAGATTTTGCTATTATACATTATGCTGGAAAGGTTGATTATTCAGCAGCTAAATGGTTAATGAAGAATATGGATCCTTTGAATGAAAATGTTGTTAGCTTACTACAAAATTCACAAGATCCGTTCGTTTGTCATATTTGGAAAGATGCGGAAATTGTCGGAATGGCTCAACAAGCATTGACAGATACACAATTTGGTGCAAGAACAAGAAAAGGCATGTTTAGAACAGTTtctcaattatataaagaacaattggcaaaattaatgattactcTAAGAAATACTAATCCCAATTTTGTGAGATGTATTATACCcaatcatgaaaaaaaagcTGGAAAGATTGATGCACCATTGGTATTAGATCAACTGAGATGTAATGGAGTTTTAGAAGGAATTCGAATTTGTCGACAAGGATTTCCAAATAGAATACCGTTTCAAGAATTCAGGCAAAGATATGAACTTTTAACACCGAATGCAATTCCTAAAGGGTTtatggatggaaaaaaagcTTGCGAGAAGAtg attcaAGCTCTTGAACTTGACCCTAATCTTTACCGCGTTGgtcaatcaaaaattttctttcgtgcTGGAGTTTTGGCTCATCTTGAAGAAGAacgtgattataaaattactgaTATAATTGTCAATTTTCAAGCATTCTGTCGTGGTTTCCTTGCTCGTAGAAATTATCAGAAACGTTTACAACAGTTAAATGCTATTAGAATTATTCAGAGAAATTGTGCTGCTTATTTAAAACTTAGAAATTGGCAATGGTGGCGTTTATATACTAAAGTAAAACCACTTTTGGAGGTAacaaaacaagaagaaaaattaactcaAAAAGAAGATGAATTAAAACAAGTACgagataaattagaattacaattacattCTGCACAAGAATATGAACGGAAATATCAACAAGCTATGGAAGAAAAAACTATGTTAGCAGAACAATTACAGGCTGAAGTTGAATTATGTGCAGAAGCAGAGGAAATGCGAGCAAGATTAGCAGCCAGAAAACAAGAACTGGAAGAAATTCTTCATGATTTAGAAACaagaattgaagaagaagaagaaagaagtgcTGGTTTGgctcaagaaaaaaagaagttacaattaaatataagtgaTCTTGAAGAGCaattggaagaagaagaagctgcTAGACAAAAATTACAGCTAGAAAAAGTACAATGTGatgcaaaaattaagaaacttgAAGAAGATCTTGCACTTTCTGATGatacaaatcaaaaattattaaaagagaaaaaaattcttgaagaaAGGGCAAATGATTTATCTCAGACACTtgctgaagaagaagaaaaagcaaaacatttatcaaaattaaaagcaaAACATGAAGCAACAATTGCAGATCTTGAAGAAAGGTTGTTGAAAGATCATCAACAAAGACAGGAAGTGGATAgatcaaagagaaaaatagaaactgAGGTATCAGATTTGAAAGAACAACTTGCAGAAAGGAAGACAcag gtAGAAGAATTTCAATTGCAACTTGGCAAAcgtgaagaagaattaaatcaaataatggcAAAAATGGATGAAGAAGGTGCAGCTAAAGCTCAAGCGCAAAAGGCTCTTCGTGAATTAGAGTCTCAATTAGCTGAACTTCAAGAAGATTTAGAAGCTGAGAAAATTGCTAGAGGAAaagctgaaaaattaaaacgagatTTAAATGAGGAATTAGAagcattgaaaaatgaattattagatTCTTTAGATACAACTGCTGCGCAACAAGAATTAAGAAGCAAACGGGAACAAGAATTAGcaacattaaaaaagaatttagaagaagaaacatcGATACACGAAGCAACGTTAGCAGATATGCGTCATAAACATACACAAGAATTAACTGCTTTAAATGAACAAATGGATGCATTGAAAAAAACTAAAACTGTTTTAGAAAAAGCAAAAGCAACATTAGAGGCAGAGAATGCTGATTTAGCTACAGAACTTAGATCTGTTAGTGCTAGCAGACAAGAATCagatagaagaagaaagcaAGCAGAACAACAACTTGCTGAAATAAATGCAAAACTTGCAGAAGTGGAAAGAAATAGACAAGAATTGGTAGAAAGAGTAACAAAATTACAACAAGAATCTGAAAGTATTATGCAACAATTGGAAGCAGCAGAATTAAAAGCTTCTGCAGCTTTAAAAGCTTCAGCAACTTGTGAATCTCAGTTTACTGAACTTCAGCAACAACTTGAGGAGGAAACTAGACAAAAATTAGCTTTAAGTTCAAAACTGAGAGCATTAGAAAGTGAAAAGGAAAGTTTACATGATcaattagaagaagaagaagaagcaaagAGAGCTTTAGATAAACag gtTCTGGGCTTAAATGTTCAGCTGGCTGAAGCAAAGAAAAGAGCTGAAGAGGAAGCTGAAGCCGCTGCAGCATTAGAAGAAGCAAGAAAAAGATGTATGAAAGATATTGAAGCACTTCAAAGACAAGTTGAAGAATTGCAAGCTGCTAatgataaattagataaatcaaaaaagaagattcaaGCAGAAGTAGAAGATAGTATTATTGAACTTGAAGCGCAAAGAGCAAAGGTGctggaattggaaaaaaagcaaaagaattttgacaag gtGCTGGCCGAAGAAAAAGCCGTCTCCGAACAATATGCTGAGCAACGTGATGCTGCCGAACGTGAggctcgagaaaaagaaactcgtGTCTTATCTTTAACTCGTGAACTTGacgaaatgaatgaaaaagttGAAGAACTTGAACGAATTCGTCGTGGTTTACAATCAGAACTTGATGAACTTGTAAATAATCAAGGAACAGCAGATAAAAATGTACATGAATTAGAAAAAGCAAAACGAGCTCTTGAATCCCAATTAGCGGAACAACGTTCTCAAGTAGAAGAATTAGAAGATGAATTACAGTTTACAGAAGATGCAAAATTGCGTCTAGAAGTAAATATGCAAGCTTTAAGAGCTCAATTCGAACGAGATTTACAAGCTAAAGAAGAACAGGCTGAAGAGAAACGAAGAGGATTAGTAAAGCAATTACGTGATCTTGAAGCAGAATTAGAGgatgaaagaaaacaaaaagctGCTGCTATCGCACAACGTAAAAAGATGGAAGcagattataaagatattgaacAACAATTGGAAATGCACAATAAAGTGAAAGAAGATgcattgaaacaattaaagaAACTTCAAGCCCAAATAAAGGATTGTACTAGAGAAACCGAAGAAGCTAGAGCTGCTAGAGATGAACTGGCAGCAAGTGCTAAAGAAACtgagaaaaaagtaaagagCTTAGAAGCAGATTTGATGCAATTAACTGAAGATTTTGCTAGCAGTGAACGAGCTAGAAGAGCTGCTGAAAACGAAAGAGATGAATTACAAGAGGAACTCAATAATAATGCTAACAAGGGAACATTGATGTTAGATGAAAAACGCAGATTGGAAGCTAGAATAGCAACATTGGaagaagaattggaagaaGAGCAATCAAATGCTGAATTACTAATGGATAGAGCTAGAAAAGCTCAAATAACTATTGAGCAACTAACAAATGATTTAACAACTGAAAGATCAACTACACAAAAATTGGAATCGCACAAATTGTTATTAGAAAGACAAAACAAGGAATTGAAAGCGAAACTTACAGAATTGGAAACTGCTCAAAGAGCAAAAACCAAAGCAACCATTCAACAATTGGAATCAAAGATTAACAATCTTGATGAGCAATTAGAAACTGAAGCAAAAGAAAGATTTGCACAACAaaagattaatagaaaattggaaaagaaattgaaagaattgagTTTACAGTTAGAagacgaaagaagaaattcagaTCAATATAAAGAACAAGCAGAAAAAGTAAATGCTAGAATGAAAGCTTTAAAAAGACAGCTTGACGAAGCTGAAGAAGAAATTAGCAGGCATAAGGCAATGAAAAGGAAAGCGCAAAGAGAAATGGATGATATGCTTGAATCTCAAGAAGAATTAACCAGAGAAGTtgcaaatcttaaaaataaattaag acgAGGTGGACCTCCAATAAGCCTTAGTTCGACGCGTCTGAAACGCGGTTCCGTTCAAACCGGTGGATCCGGCGATGATTCAACGACTCAGGACGAAAGCATCGATGGTGAGGAAACTGTCAACTGA